A window from Salvia miltiorrhiza cultivar Shanhuang (shh) chromosome 2, IMPLAD_Smil_shh, whole genome shotgun sequence encodes these proteins:
- the LOC131009928 gene encoding uncharacterized protein LOC131009928: MRAELYQGIVDSVFNGELRGNEVGKRIVLPATFIGGPRDMRRRYLDALTLVQRFGKPDLFITMTCNPEWKEIQQALYDGQTAQERPDLTTRVFRAKLQDLKYQLFKRKIFGHVAAHVDVVEFQKRGLPHVHMLIIFKSGHKLNTTSEIDKFVSAELPDEENNSELFELVKKHMMHGPCGEKNLNNPCMVKGKCKCHYPRPYCESTQQGKDGYPIYRRRKNGSIVRVRNADLDNQWVVPYNAHLLSRYNCHINVEVCSGITAVKYLYKYIYKGHDRVAVHITQDDEPRQVDEIKQFQDARWVSAQEAMWRICEFGLNDISPAVINLQLHLPNKQFVSYHASQNLQNLLLWDHVSKTMLTEYFTMCATSEKARQFLYREFPEHYVWNKRDKIWTERHKISVIGRISAVSPIEGERYYEKLLLNHVRGPTSFRHLLTVNGIECSTFKEAAQKRGLLEADQSIFDCMNEAITFQMPNELRRLFAIILVHCAPTDVRVLWDTYFDAMSEDFKRDANTSIRQRVSKTLLSLRVLLESMGKDINSYDLPTIPSYDANIENNCSREIQDEMSIQIPDEDQDAELKLNDDQRKAFSMILSSIQKAEGGIFFIDGPGGTGKTFLYRALLAHLRLRKHIALATATSGVAAGIMPGGRTAHSRFKIPINSDETSECSISKQSAAAELLRRAQLIIWDEAPMAKKWAIENVDKLLKDVMGNDKDFGGKVIVFGGDFRQVLPVVPKATVYQTILASLVNSYLWGRMKKITLSINMRSKNDPQFSKFLLSVGNGEEPMDDEGNIKIPDDMVIEYDNEENSLKRLIAAIFPSLARNAYSAEYMTNRAILTPKNEHVDKLNDKLISVFPGEEQIFNSFDEAIDQTNINYDVDFLNSLTPNGLPPHKLVLKKNCPIILLRNLDPSNGLCNGTRMVCRDFKGNVINAEIMLGQHMGKHVFIPRIPLSPAENEGYPFQFRRKQFPIRLCFAMTINKAQGQTIPNVGVYLPSPDNKIMKNQKDAIDDSHCVQDTRYATGISSF, from the exons ATGAGAGCAGAATTGTATCAAGGAATTGTGGATAGTGTCTTTAATGGAGAATTAAGAGGGAATGAAGTTGGCAAAAGAATTGTTCTACCAGCAACATTTATAGGAGGACCAAGAGATATGCGTCGTAGATATCTTGATGCATTGACATTAGTACAAAGATTTGGAAAACCAGATCTATTCATtacaatgacttgcaatccagAGTGGAAAGAAATACAGCAAGCATTATATGATGGTCAAACAGCTCAAGAACGTCCAGACTTAACTACACGAGTATTTCGAGCAAAACTGCAAGACCTGAAATATCAATTATTCAAGAGGAAAATTTTTGGACATGTAGCTGCACATGTTGATGTGGTTGAATTTCAAAAAAGAGGGTTACCACATGTCCACATGCTGATAATTTTCAAGTCTGGGCATAAGTTGAATACGACAAGTGAAATAGATAAGTTTGTAAGTGCCGAACTTCCTGATGAAGAAAACAATTCCGAATTGTTTGAATTGGTGAAAAAACATATGATGCATGGACCTTGCGGAGAGAAAAATCTAAATAATCCTTGTATGGTAAAAGGAAAATGCAAATGCCATTATCCACGACCATATTGTGAAAGCACACAACAAGGTAAAGATGGATATCCAATttacagaagaagaaaaaatggatCAATTGTACGTGTTCGGAATGCAGACTTAGACAACCAATGGGTTGTGCCATATAATGCACATCTATTGTCCAGATACAACTGCCATATTAATGTCGAGGTATGCTCTGGTATCACAGCAGTTAAGTATTTGTACAAATATATCTATAAGGGACATGATAGGGTGGCCGTTCATATAACCCAAGATGATGAGCCGCGTCAAGTTGATGAAATCAAACAATTTCAAGATGCACGATGGGTATCTGCACAAGAAGCAATGTGGAGAATTTGTGAATTTGGTCTGAATGATATTTCTCCAGCAGTTATCAACTTACAGCTTCACCTTCCTAACAAACAGTTTGTATCCTATCACGCATCCCAAAATCTGCAGAACCTTTTATTGTGGGATCATGTTTCAAAAACAATGCTAACTGAATATTTTACTATGTGTGCTACAAGTGAAAAGGCAAGGCAATTTCTCTACAGAGAATTTCCAGAGCATTACGTATGGAATAAGAGGGACAAAATTTGGACAGAAAGGCATAAAATTAGCGTTATTGGACGTATAAGTGCAGTTAGTCCGATTGAAGGAGAAAGGTACTATGAAAAATTATTGTTGAATCATGTTAGGGGACCAACCTCTTTCCGACATTTATTGACGGTTAATGGTATAGAATGCTCAACATTCAAAGAAGCGGCACAAAAAAGGGGTTTATTAGAAGCTGATCAAAGCATTTTCGATTGCATGAATGAGgcaataacatttcaaatgcCAAATGAACTACGCAGGTTGTTTGCAATAATCTTGGTACATTGTGCACCGACAGATGTAAGAGTTTTATGGGATACTTACTTTGATGCAATGTCTGAAGATTTTAAAAGGGATGCCAATACTTCAATCCGACAACGTGTTTCTAAGACATTGCTGAGCTTAAGAGTTTTGTTAGAGAGCATGGGAAAAGATATAAATTCATATGATCTTCCCACAATTCCTTCTTATGATGCTAATATAGAAAATAATTGTTCCAGAGAGATACAAGATGAGATGTCGATACAAATTCCTGAcgaagatcaagatgcagagtTAAAGTTGAATGATGATCAACGGAAAGCATTTTCTATGATTTTGAGTTCCATACAGAAAGCAGAAGGTGGGATTTTTTTCATAGATGGACCAGGTGGAACTGGAAAGACTTTCTTATATCGTGCACTATTAGCTCATCTTAGATTAAGAAAACACATAGCTCTTGCAACTGCTACATCTGGAGTTGCTGCAGGGATCATGCCAGGAGGAAGAACAGCACATTCACGCTTTAAAATTCCTATAAATTCTGATGAAACAAGTGAATGTTCAATTTCAAAACAAAGTGCAGCTGCCGAGTTATTGCGGAGAGCACAACTGATTATATGGGATGAAGCACCGATGGCAAAAAAATGGGCAATTGAAAATGTAGATAAGTTGTTAAAAGATGTCATGGGGAATGATAAAGATTTTGGTGGAAAAGTCATCGTTTTTGGAGGAGATTTCAGACAAGTATTGCCGGTTGTTCCTAAAGCTACAGTCTACCAGACTATATTAGCAAGTTTGGTTAATTCTTATTTATGGGGCAGAATGAAAAAGATCACTTTGTCCATAAATATGAGATCAAAGAATGATCCACAATTCAGCAAATTCTTACTAAGTGTTGGAAATGGTGAAGAACCGATGGATGATGAAGGTAATATCAAAATTCCAGATGATATGGTAATTGAGTATGACAATGAAGAAAATTCTTTGAAAAGACTTATCGCAGCCATTTTTCCGAGTTTAGCAAGGAATGCATATTCGGCGGAGTACATGACGAATCGAGCAATATTAACGCCAAAAAATGAGCATGTGGATAAGCTGAATGATAAGTTGATATCCGTGTTTCCTGGAGAAGAACAAATTTTCAACAGTTTTGATGAAGCTATTGACCAGACAAACATAAACTATGACGTCGATTTTTTGAACTCTTTGACTCCAAATGGATTACCTCCACATAAGTTGGTCTTGAAGAAAAATTGTCCAATAATTCTTTTAAGGAATTTAGATCCATCAAATGGTCTGTGTAATGGCACGAGAATGGTGTGCAGAGACTTTAAGGGCAACGTCATAAACGCAGAGATAATGCTTGGCCAACATATGGGAAAGCATGTCTTCATTCCAAGAATTCCTCTTTCGCCAGCTGAAAATGAAGGATATCCTTTTCAGTTTAGACGAAAACAATTTCCAATCAGACTTTGTTTTGCAATGACAATAAACAAAGCTCAAGGACAAACTATACCAAATGTTGGTGTATATTTGCCTTCTCCG GACaacaaaatcatgaagaatcagAAAGATGCAATTGATGATTCGCATTGTGTTCAAGACACTCGGTACGCAACTGGAATTTCATCATTTTAA
- the LOC131009929 gene encoding uncharacterized protein LOC131009929 has product MNMEVTLRKTSSSSANEVYRQRKNLQRQKKRKRNASDLNCSLLHELKNVPDCIHCGARRFEYEPPTFCCDNGKVKLAFSEVPPELDELFTAQSEEAINFRRNIRAYNSIFSFTSFGAKLDKELASARRGVYSFRAQGMVYHDLPGLIPQYTSPTFFQLYFYDTQSEFENRINIMQNQVLSEAVVQMLMKILEINPYAKFFRRLKDYPSMDNVQLHISKDVNLDQRVYNSPHADQVAVIWVEGNNENIPLERDIVVHAHSGDRHRIKHYYGCYDPLQYPLLFPKGETGWHQNIRKIDPASLVRNTNSVSTSTSLARTITAGDIISNEEQGISINFL; this is encoded by the exons ATGAACATGGAAGTTACATTGCGCAAAACAAGCTcatcttcag CTAATGAGGTATATAGACAAAGAAAAAATCTACAAAGACAAAAGAAACGTAAACGAAATGCAAGTGATTTGAATT GTTCATTGctacatgaattgaaaaatgtgCCTGATTGCATTCATTGTGGTGCAAGAAGATTTGAATATGAACCTCCTACTTtttgttgtgataatggaaaaGTTAAACTTGCATTTTCTGAAGTTCCTCCGGAGTTGGATGAATTGTTTACAGCTCAGTCAGAAGAAGCTATTAATTTCAGAAGGAATATTCGTGCTTATAATAGTATATTCTCATTTACTTCGTTTGGTGCAAAATTGGACAAAGAATTGGCATCTGCAAGACGGGGAGTTTATTCTTTTCGAGCACAAGGCATGGTTTATCATGATCTTCCTGGATTGATCCCACAATATACGTCTCCAACATTTTTTCAGCTATACTTTTATGACACACAAAGTGAGTTTGAGAACAGAATAAACATAATGCAAAATCAAGTTTTGTCAGAAGCAGTTGTACAGATGCTCATGAAAATTTTAGAGATCAACCCGTATGCAAAATTCTTTCGAAGATTGAAAGATTATCCTTCAATGGACAATGTTCAGCTTCATATTTCTAAAGATGTCAACTTAGATCAACGAGTATATAATTCTCCACATGCAGATCAAGTTGCAGTTATATGGGTTGAgggaaataatgaaaatattccATTGGAGCGGGATATTGTAGTTCATGCTCATTCCGGCGACAGACATAGAATAAAGCATTATTATGGATGTTATGATCCTTTGCAATATCCGCTTCTTTTTCCAAAGGGCGAAACAGGTTGGCATCAAAACATTAGAAAGATTGATCCAGCATCTTTGGTTCGTAACACAAATTCTGTTTCTACTTCTACTTCATTAGCAAGAACCATAACTGCAGGCGATATTATCTCCAATGAAGAACAAGGTATCTctattaactttttataa